The Rahnella aceris genome contains the following window.
GTACTAATGACCCGAGAGGCTTAACCTTACAACACCAAAGGTGTTTTTAGAGACTTGAAGTAGATTTTCAGCTGAAGTTCCGAGATTGGTTCGTAGTGCAAGCCTGATGTAGGGTGAGCGGTATGGATGAAACAGAATTTGCCTGGCGGCATTAGCGCGGTGGTCCCACCTGACCCCATGCCGAACTCAGAAGTGAAACGCCGTAGCGCCGATGGTAGTGTGGGGTCTCCCCATGCGAGAGTAGGGAACTGCCAGGCATCAATTTTTTATAATAAAGAACGTGTTCCTTTTCCCCTGACAAGGAAAATAACAGGAACAAACAGGTATCAGACGATTGCTGATACGTGTGAAAGAACCGGTGGAGCGGTAGTTCAGTTGGTTAGAATACCTGCCTGTCACGCAGGGGGTCGCGGGTTCGAGCCCCGTCCGTTCCGCCAATTATTGCATAGTCCCTGAATCGAAAGATTCAGGGACTTTTTGCATTTATTTTCCAGTGAAAATGCAAACCAGACTCCTTTCTTTCTCTGATATATTTTATTATCTCACAGGCTCACGTTTATCTCATCGGCGTTTCTTACAGGATTTAATTCTGAGGAGTTAACTGATATTAAACTATTATCTTTAACTAAATAGAATGGCTATCAGTTTGGATTCATCAAAGAATAAGTATATTCAGACATCCAGGGAATACTTTGTATCAAATTGAAAAATTTGTGTGTTCAGATAAACCTGCAAAGTACTAATAAAGCTCATAATAAATGAGTACTAAAATTCTTAATCCAGTTCAATAAGTTGTCAGATTACAGATGCAAGTTCCAATAAAATACCATAAAGTCTCAATTTGGAATAATCACAAAGATCATCATTATGAAATTCTCATTGGATATACTGGACTGGCGGGCAGTGGCTCCGGAAGTCGATAGTTGTGAGCACTGGATCCAATGGGCTCAGTGCTCAGATATAAATACATTTTCCGGTGAGAACCCCAAAAGCCAGCAAATTCCAATGATGTCAGCACGTCGAATGAGTACCGGCAGTCGTTTTGCTGTTGATGCCGGGCTTGCATTGCTCGCCAATAACAACGTAGATGCGGCAATTTTTACCAGCCGCCATGGTGAGCTGGAGAATACAGGGCGCATTTTGCATTCTCTGGCAGAGGAAGACGCTTTATCTCCGACTGAATTCTCCATGTCAGTACATAATACCGCAGCAGGTTGGCTTACCATTATTAGCAAAAATCCGTTGCCGGTAACCTCATTAGCAGCCGGAAAGGACAGTTTTCAGCAAGGAATACTGGAAGCTCAGTCGATGCTGGCAACCGGTGCTTCCTGCGTCATGCTGGTCGATTTTGATGGTGAAATCCCCGATATATATAACGAATCGGTAAATTCTGAGTTTCTACCTTACGCTGTAGCAATAATATTAACTTCTGGCGATAGTTTGCAGTGCCAGCGTATTTCATTGCCGGGTGAGGATCTGAATTCAGAAATTCCGCAGAGTCTGCAATTTCTGCGAGGTTATCTTTCTTCCTCTCCTTTATTCAATGTCAGTGCAGATAGCCGCCATAGCTGGCAATGGGTTCGGGATTTGTGATGAGAGAAACGCTAGTACCCGAAGAAAAGTCTTCTCTGGTAAATCGCATCTGGCGATGGCTGGCAACTGGATTCTTTTTCGCACTTTTCGGAATTGGCGGGCTGTTGCTTTCTATTATCTGGTTTAATCTGTTGCGACTGATCATCCGGCAACCCGACAGATTGCACCGAATGACGCTAAACAGCATCCGTAATAGTTTTAGGTTTTTTCTGGGTGGATTACGGAGGGTGGGAGTGATGGATTACCGGTTTACCGGTGATGAGAAGTTTCAGCAAGATACCGGGTGTCTGATCGTGGCGAATCATCCCAGCCTTCTTGATTATGTGATCCTGGCATCCCGGATGCCGCGTTGTGACTGCATCGTCAAACAGGCTTTGTTGCAAAACCCATTCTTAAGCGGAGTGATAAAAGCGGCGGGCTACCTGATTAACTCTGGGTCTGACGCTCTGTTGCAGGCCTGTGAAACCCGGTTGCAAGCAGGCGGTACGCTGTTAATTTTTCCGGAAGGAACGCGCTCCTTACCTGAGAAACCGATGACGCTGCAGCGTGGTGCCGCTAACATTGCTCTGAGGGCGGGGTGTGATGTCAGGATTGTCCATATTTCATGTCAGCCACCCATGCTGACAAAAAATGGGAAGTGGTACGAAATTCCCCGTGTAAAACCTCAGTTTGTGATTACCGTTGCCGATAAGGTAAAGGCTGAAGACTTTTTAGATGAAAGCGATCTTTCACCTGCTCTGGCTGCACGGCGTCTGACGCAGTATTTGTGCACTGAGTTGATGCGCAGCAATATGCAAAATAACGAGAATTAAGTCATGGATTCATTAAGTAACGACATAAAAGCACTTATCATTGAGACGCTGAATCTGGAAGGAATGACGCCAGATGAGATAGAGACGCAGGCCCCACTTTTTGGTGACGGATTAGGGCTGGATTCTATTGATGCCCTTGAGCTTGGTCTGGCATTAAAGAAGCAATACGGTGTGATCCTTTCGGCGGAAAGTCAGGAAATGCGCGAGCACTTTTATTCTGTTGAAAGTTTGGCCAGATTTATATCAGTACAGCGTGGTTAAAGAGATTCCTATGCAGAAGCAAGAAATTTACCAGCAGATTAGCGCGTTATTAGTCAAGCTATTTGAAATCGATGAAGATGATATCCGCCCGGATGCAAAACTCTATGAGGATTTGGAATTAGACAGCATTGATGCTGTTGATCTGGTGGTTCATTTGCAGAAAATCACTGGCAGAAAAATTAAGCCTGAAATGTTTAAATCTGTTCGCACCGTTCAGGATGTTGTTGATGCCATAGATGAATTACTTAATTCCCCGGCGCCATAGTATGTGTGGGTATCTTTTTTGTGGAT
Protein-coding sequences here:
- a CDS encoding beta-ketoacyl synthase chain length factor — translated: MKFSLDILDWRAVAPEVDSCEHWIQWAQCSDINTFSGENPKSQQIPMMSARRMSTGSRFAVDAGLALLANNNVDAAIFTSRHGELENTGRILHSLAEEDALSPTEFSMSVHNTAAGWLTIISKNPLPVTSLAAGKDSFQQGILEAQSMLATGASCVMLVDFDGEIPDIYNESVNSEFLPYAVAIILTSGDSLQCQRISLPGEDLNSEIPQSLQFLRGYLSSSPLFNVSADSRHSWQWVRDL
- a CDS encoding lysophospholipid acyltransferase family protein, with the translated sequence MRETLVPEEKSSLVNRIWRWLATGFFFALFGIGGLLLSIIWFNLLRLIIRQPDRLHRMTLNSIRNSFRFFLGGLRRVGVMDYRFTGDEKFQQDTGCLIVANHPSLLDYVILASRMPRCDCIVKQALLQNPFLSGVIKAAGYLINSGSDALLQACETRLQAGGTLLIFPEGTRSLPEKPMTLQRGAANIALRAGCDVRIVHISCQPPMLTKNGKWYEIPRVKPQFVITVADKVKAEDFLDESDLSPALAARRLTQYLCTELMRSNMQNNEN
- a CDS encoding phosphopantetheine-binding protein, translating into MDSLSNDIKALIIETLNLEGMTPDEIETQAPLFGDGLGLDSIDALELGLALKKQYGVILSAESQEMREHFYSVESLARFISVQRG
- a CDS encoding acyl carrier protein; protein product: MQKQEIYQQISALLVKLFEIDEDDIRPDAKLYEDLELDSIDAVDLVVHLQKITGRKIKPEMFKSVRTVQDVVDAIDELLNSPAP